The genomic stretch GCTTCAATGTGGTCTACGGCATGGCGCGCCACTTCGACGACGATTTCACCGAGCTCGCCGTGTCGACCGGGATCGACAGTGGCCGCTTCGGCATCAACCGCTTCGTCCATCAGGCCAACTTCGGCCCCATCTTCACGCCGATGAAGAACGTCGACCTGGGGCTCGAGGCGAGCCTGGCCGAACGCCAGACGCTCGCCGGGGAGAAGGGCTACATGACGCGCCTGAACTTCATGGCCCGGTACTACATCAACTGAGCGACATGCGCCGGCCTCGGCGGCGGGCCGCTCGACCCGTCGCCCTCGTCCAGGGCTCGGTAACACCCCAGAACCCCTCAACTGGATTGAGAGGTTCTGGGGCGGGCGCGGGCGCGGCGGACTGCCCCCCCCCCGCGCCGCTCCCCCCTGAACGGCTCGGGTTGGGATGAATCAATTGCCCGACCAGGTGCTCCGCAGGATCACGTCGTACTTGCCACCCGAGTCATCCTGCACGCGCGTCGTGGAATAGGCGGTGCTCGTCCCGGAGGTGCAGTCGAACGAGAGGCTACCGGAGGCGGAGCCCCAATCATCCCCGCTCGTGTCGTCGTCCTCGCGGATGGAGTAGTTCACCGGCAGGTTGACGTGCGCCCCGGTCGCGACGGAGGCGGAGGACATGAAGATGTTGATGTACTTCGTCGCGCCCACGGCGATCCGCATGTAGCCACCCGCCGAGGGCCAGTCGTTGGCCACATTGCCGGTAGGCGTCTGCAGGCTGGTGAACAGCTCGACCTCGGCATCCCCCTCGAGGCCACCCTGGCCCGTCACCACCTTGATGGAGTCGAGGTAGACGCTGTAGTTGCACGTGCCCGCGAGGGTGCGGGCCTCGGCGTTCTTGACGGCGATGGCGAGCGGGATGTGATGGACCTCGTTGCCCACCTTCAGGGTGACGGACTGCTCGAGGAGCGCACCGGGCTCGACGGAGGAGAGATCGATGTCGAGGGAGATGGACTGGCTGTCACCCGGGGTGACCCAGCCGTCCTGCTGCCGGGCCGTCACACCGCGCGGCCCCTCCAGCTCGAGCGACCAGTACACGGCCTCCTGCGTCTGGTTGGAGATGTCCGCGATCATCATGGAATCGACGCGAGCGCCAGGTGCCAGCTCCAGGGACAGACCCCCCCGCTCGTCGTTCTTGACCAGGAACACGGTCAGATCGCAGGAGTCGGACAGGCCATCCTTGTCGTAGTCGTGGGTTTCGGCGATGGACGCCGGGCAGCCCCCGCGCGTGTGGGCCTGCTCGGCGGAGCTCACGGGTGCCGCGTACGCGGCGCCCGCCAGGGTGAGGGCAACGGTTCCCGACAGCAACGAGGCAATGCTTTTCTTCATGACGATTGTCCTTGTCTGGTGTTGTGAAAGGCGAACGCCGCGAGTGGCTGCCGTACAGCGCCCTCTAGCCTCCGCATGAATAAGACGTGGAGCCGCGCGATTGTTACCCACGCATTTTCTTCGCCCTTTTCCGTGCACGGCCATGGGCGCGCGGGACGCGGGAAATGGCCAGTCAGGGAGGAGCCCCAGGCGGACTACCGCGAGGGTGCCCTCTCCATCCAATGCTCGAATCCACCAGGGGTTCCCCAGGAGGCGATCACACTGCCCCTCGAGGGGCAGTGTGGGCTCAGCCAACCGAGGACAAGAGCCGGGCGAGCGCCTCGCGCCCGGCCTCACGGTAGAACTGCTCCCAGCGGAGCAACTCGCTGAGCGGGATGCCCTGGCTCCTGGCGATGTCCTCGGGACTGGCCTGGCGGGTGAGAAGCGCGAGGATGGCCTTCTCCGCCTCGGCGGCGCTCGGCCCGGGGGTGCTCCGGGTGCGCTCCATGAACTGGGGACCCAGCAGGGCCCTCAGCGCTTCCCGCTCGTCGGACGGGCCCGGCGCGCAAGGAGCCACCTGGCAAGAGGCCAGCGGCAGCCGGACCGCGGGGTCCCCCAGCAGGATGTAGTTGGCGAGATCCTGCCGCTGCATCCACAGCCAGGCTCGCGCCACCGGGTCGACGGAGAACGAGCCCCCGTACGTGCGCTGCATCTCCTCCTGATTGTAGAGCATCGCCAGCTCGCTGCTCGTCTCGTTGAGGAACTGCAGCAGGGTGCTCAGCGCGACGCCGGCACGGCTCCCCCGAGCGAGCGCCTTCAGCAGCTCGATGAAGCGGGAGGGCGTGCCACGGCCCTTGTCGTTGAAGCTGCAGGACCAGGCGAGATCCACGTGCCCCATCACCGCCAACGGCCCGTTGGGGTTGGCCAGCGCGGCCTGGGGCAGCGCGGCGATGAACGGCCGCTCCCCCTGCTGGGGCAGCGCTTCGAGACCCCTGCGCGCGTTCGGGTCGGACGCGGGCAGTTGGCGCAGCCAGTGCGTGTAGCTGCTGCGCGTGGGCGTTCCCGCGCTGAAGCACGCGAAGCTGAACCAGACGCCCCCCGGAAGGAAGGGACGCGACGCGAGCTCCTCCGCCGGCAGGAATCGCCCGTCCGGCAGCATCAGCTCTCCCTGGTGCGCGAGCCGCTCCTCGGGCCGGGCCCAGCCCCCCGGAGGCCGTCCCCTGCCATGGCTCAGCGTGAACAGCACGCCCGGCCCGGGCTCCGCCGCGTGGGAGAGGAGCGTCTCGAGGGGCACGGCCCCCTGCCCTCCCAGCTCGAGGATGTCCGCCGCGGGGAAGTCGTCCACCTGCTGGCGCTCCCGGCAGGCCGCGACGCTCGGGGCGATCAGCACCCGGTGCCCCAGCTCCGTCGCGGAGGTGCCGTCCCGAGAAGTGTAGAAGAGCATGCGCGCCCTCGCCTCCCGCGCGGCCACTCCTTCCCACCGCAGCACCTTCTCGACATAGGCCTCGTAGCCCGCGTCCGACGAGAAGGCCAGCCGACCCACGAACGCATCCGTGGTCAAAGCCTGCTGCAGCTCCAGAGGCACCTCGTGCAGGTCCCCCAGCAGCAGCAGGTAGCGCGGCCGGTTCTTCTCGGACGTCTTCTCGTGGCGGAAGACCTCCTTCTTCCAGCCCGCGGCATACGCGCCATCCATGACCGACGGGACGCGGTAGATCTCCACCGGTGCGCCCCCCTGGGCCTCCTGGCGCAACCGCCGCAGCGGCTCGACGAGCGCCAGGAGCCGGTCGCCACGAGCACCCTTCGGGGCCACCAGACCCCAACGCTGCGCGGGCAGCTCGTTGGGATCTCGCGTCGCGTCCCACAGGTTTTCCGGCAGCTCGACGGCCTCGGGGCGAGGAGCGCGCTGGAGTGTCTCCAGTTGGAGCCCCTGGCGGGCTGCCAGTCGCTCCTCGGAATGGGCGAGCAGCAATTCGAGTGTCATCCGGGTTCCCCCTCCACTCCCACGTGAATCCGTCCCCTCGTGGGGCACGGTCAGTGCCGCACCGTGGCCACCTGCGGGCTCGTGCCGCTGGTGCTCAAGCCGGTGGCGGGCGGAATCGAGCGCTGCGCCAGGGCCTCGGGGTAGGCGGTGGCGACGCGCTTGCACAGGTAGTCCAGCGTCGGCCAGTCGCAGAGCTTCACTTTGACCCCGGACTGCTTCATCCGGGAGATGAAGCCATCGAGGTGCTCGGCCACCCTGCCCCGGGCCTCGAAGACGAACAGGTCCAGGCCCGGCTCCGGTTCGCTGCTGCACACCCCCATGGCCAGGAATTCCTCATGGCCGGGCAGCGGCATGATGAAGACCTTCCGCGAGGAGTGGTACTGCTCGGGCCAGGTGGGCTCCATGGAGATGTCCACGGAAGGCCCCTCCCACAACGCACCCGCGCCCCCCGCGTAGGACATGAATCCCGCGTCGGTCGAGCCCTTGGGCGACTCCGTCTCCCGGCCCTCGAAGGGGTCGTCGGAGAGGTAGCGCTTCACGAATGGCCACGGCAGCGGCACCCGCTCGTAGAGCGCCACGCTGGCGCTGGCCTGCTCCATGCGGGAGAGGAAGTCCCCGAGGTGCTCGCGCACCCGCCCCCTGGCCACGAAGAGCACCGTGTTCGACGGGCCGGACACGCCGAAGGCCAGGAACTCTGCGGGGTTGGGCAGCGGCATGAGGAGGGTGCGCCGCGAGCGCTCCTCGGCACCAGTCCAGAAGGGAGCATCCCCGAAGAACTCAAGATTGTAGACGGCCGGCTCCTGCTCCTGATGACTCATGACGGACTCCTGTGCTGGAAAGGGTGGATCCGCTCCACCCGTGCAGCACAAGAACGGCACCGGCCCGGTTTGTTACCTTCCCCGTCTTTTTTCCCTCACTCGAAGAGGAGCACGCTGTCGAGCCACGCCGCTCCCCGGCCAGCGCGCAGCCACTGCACGCGCTCATCGCGCAGCGCGAGGGCCGGAGGCGTCCCCGACCGGATGCGCTCGCGGACGGCGTTGAAGAAGGCCCCCGCCTCCAGGTCGGGTATCTGCACGGTCGCCGCGAGCACGCCGCGCGCCCCCGCCTCGATGAAGGAGGCGGGGAGGCTGAACGGCGTGTCGAGCGTGTAGGCCGTGTGGGCGGCGTGGCAGGCCACGAGCACCACGAAGGGAGCCCCCCGCAGGGAGGCGGAGCGGACGCGCGGCACGCTCAGCTCCTCCGACGCGCCTTCCTGCTCGGGCGCGAGCAACAGGTAGGAGGTGTTGGAGTAGCCATTGACGATGCCGTGGGCCACCAGGTCGATCTCCGTGGCGTCCTTCATGGCGGCGAGCACCCGGGAAGGAGTCGCCTCGGCGCCCGAGAGCGTGATGCGCTGCTCGCCGGGGCCGAAGACAGGGGTCCAGTCATTGAGCCGCTTGAGCGACATCCCCGGCGGCAGCTTCGCGTCCACGTTGGAGACGACGAGGTGCACCGCGGGCCCCGTGGGAGGAACGCGGGGAGGCGAAGAGCGCGTCAGGTAGCTCCAGGCCATCTCCGAGGGGAGCAGCCCCGCCCGGCCATGGAGCGGAGGCCGGGCGAGCACCTCCACCCGAGGACATGCGCGCAGGGCCGCCAGGAGCGGCTCCGGCACGAGCCCCTCGAGCCGTTGCGGCAGGGGCTCGCGCCGGGACTCGTCGAAGTGGCCGAGCAGCTCCCCGGTGGAGCCCCGCGCCAGCAGCAGCGTCCGCTCGGAGTCCGCGGTGACCGCCAGCAGGCACTGGCCTGGCAGCTCCATGCCCCGCTCGCGCGCGAACAGCTCCAGGGCTTCCGGGAAGGCACCGCGCCGGCCCGCGTCATGCAACAGGGAGGTATAGCTGTAGGCGCGCGCCCGCTGCGCTCCTGGATCCTCCGCGAGGCCCGGGGCCGTGGCCTCCTCGATGGCGCGCCAGAGCAGGGAGCGCCCCCGCGCCGCGTCGCGCTCGATGTAGAACCGCCCCAGCATGTGCGTGGCGACCGCGCGCTCGCCCGCGCTCAACGTGGGCCTGGCCGCCTCCAACGCCCGGTTCAGGTGGGCCTCGTCTCCGGGCTCGCTCTTCAGCCGGGAGATGTCCGTCAGGAAGAAGGCGCCGCTGGACGCGAGCGGCAGGCCCGTGGCCAGCGCGGCGTCGATCTCCCGCCGGGCCTCGTCCACCCGGAGCTCCTGGATGGCGATGCTCGCGAGATCCTGGTGGGCGCGCCGCCGCATGTCCGCATCCTCCCGGCCCCGCTCGAGGTACTCCCCCAGGTAGGCGCGCGTCAGCGTCGCGTCGTTCACCAGCCGGGCGACCTGCGAGAGGTTCCACAGCAGATCGTTCTCCAGCTCCCACTCGTTGTTCTCGCGAGCCTCCCTCCAGCCGCGCTCGGTGTGGGTGCGCGCGGCGTCGACCATGTCCCGCTGTCTGTAGAGGTTGGACAGCTCGCGATCGATGCAGAGGCAGCGGTACTCGAGGCCACGCGCCGGGCAGAGAGAGCGCGCGGCGAGGAGCGTCCGGGTGGCGAGCGCCCTGTTCCCGGCGGCGCTCTCGGACTTCGCGCGCTCCTGCGCCACGAGGAGCTGGAACCAGCGGTCTCCCGTGGCGGCGGCCTTGGTCTCGTAGAGCGCCAGGTGGCGGGCGGTGGCACCCATCTGCAGGAGCGCGCCCAGGAGGATGTCGTCCTCGCGCGACGCGAGGAGCGCCGCGAGGAAGCGCTCCCGCTCTTCGGGCGAGAGGCGTTTGGCGACCAGGGCCGCGTACTCCCGGGCGAGCGGAGCACGCCGCGAGAAATCCGCCTCCGCCACCCGGCGCACGTAGCGCTCGAGCACGTCGCCCCCCTCCCGCGCATCCAGCTCCCGGGCCACGGGCAGCAGCGCCAGCACCCGCTCGCGGTCCGGGGCGGCCCGGACGGCGTCGTAGAAGAAGAGGCGCGAGATGGGCACCTCGCCGAAGCCCTTGGGCAGCTCACCTGGCGCCGCCTCGAGGAGGGCCCGGCCCGCCGCCCGGGTGACCGTCCAGCGCGTGTGACGCTCGAACACGTCGCGCCGGAGGGCCTCGGCCTTCTGCGCCGCCTCCTCGGACCAGCCGGGTTCCTTCAGGGCGGCGACCTCGGTGAAGGCCCGGGCCGCCAGCAACGGCAGATCCAACTGGCGCAACGCCAGGCCCCGGTTCCACAGGGCCTGCGCATGGCGCGGGTGCTGCTCCAGCACGCCGTCCACCAGCCGGAGGGCATCCCTGGGCTCGCCCTTGAGCAGCAGCGCCACCGCGCGGTCATTGTCCAGCTCCGGCGAGTGCTCCATCGGCTCCAGGGTCTGGAGCGCCCGGTCCGCGAGGCCCGGATCGTCGCGGACCAGGTAGGCCGCCGCCAGGCCGTGGAGATCCTCCTGCTTGAGCCAGGCCATGTCCTCGAAGGGCAACTCCTCCGGGTTGTCCGAGCCTCCCATCATCCTCGCGGCCAGGGGACGGTGGCCGTCCGCGCTGGAGTAGCCGAGACGCGCCTCCAGCAGGCGCTGGGGGCGCTGCGCCAGCCACACGTCCTGCCGGGGAGTGGAGGGCAACAGCAAGCGCACCGCCACCAGCACCAGCAGGGCCGCGGCGAGCGTGGCCGGTACCAGGACGAGGGGCCTGCGCCAGAGGGTGGCGCGCGGCGCGCGTGAGAAGGCAACCGGCGCGCGCGCCCCGGCTCTCTCGGGGTGGCGGTGTGCCAGGAGCTTGAGTTGCAGCAGGTCCGTCACCCCGCGCTGGCACCGGGCGCAGCCGGGAAGGTGCTGCCGGAACGCCTCGGCGTCTTCGGGAGCGAGTTCCCCGTCCACGAACAGCTCGACGTTCTCACAGAGGCTGTCTACCCGTTCACTGTGGCGGTCCATCAGTTCACTCCGGAGTGGATGTGCCGCAGGAGGAATTCGCGCAGCCTGGCGCGGGCATCGTGCAGCCGCTTGGAGACCGTACCCACCGGGATGTCGAGGGAACGAGCGATGTCCTGGTATTTCTTCCCGGCCGCGTGCAGCTCGAAGGTGGCGCGCATCTTCGGGCTCAGCGTCTGGAGGGCCTCGGAGAACTGCTCGTCCGTGAGGGTGTCATAGACGGGCCGGGAGTCGGAGCCAGGTGCTTCCACCACCTCGTTGCTCAGGTGGGGATCCTTCGCGCCCTGGGCCTGCACCCGCTGCCGCCGGCATTGATCGTAGAAGCGGTGGGACAGGGTGGTGACCAGCCAGGCCTCGCAGCTGCGCTCGTTGGGGAGCGCCTCCACCTGGCCAAAGGTCTGGATGAACCGCAGCAGGGTGTCCTGCACGAGGTCCTCCGCGTCGGTGGTATTCCGGCAGAGGTTTTTGGCCTGGGCGAGCAACCAGACACGATACCTCGAGGCAAACTCCCCGGCTCGCTGCTCGCTCTTCCCCTGGTCCATTGGCTGTGGTGGCCCCCTTCGTCGCCCCGGGTCCTGCTCACGGGGACGAACGGGCAGCTTTATGACACGGGCTCCTCCGGCTGGGGAGGACATTTCCGGAGCCGTCCGGCCCCAGGAAGCAGGGGCGTCGGGTTGCTGGAGCGCACCTCGAGAACGCGCCGCGTTCATCGCGGGTGCTTCGAGGGCCTCGGGTTCACATGACCGTGGAGGAGCCAGGAGCCACATCAATCTTCTCGTTCGCTGGAGCCAGGGGGAGGACCTCGTGTCCTCCCCGCTCCGAGAAGACGAGGAGGGAGGGATTTGTTACCCGCGCCGCCGGCGGGGGATGCCGCGGGTAACAAAACCGCCGCTGTGCGTCCTCTTCGAGGAGCGCGCGAAGGGGGAGCCCACATGAGCGCAGCACACCTGGAGGGCGTGAGCCCGGAAGACCGTGGACAGCAGGGCCTCGAGGCCCAGCCGTATGAGTTGAGCCTGGAGTTCTCACGTGCCCGCGACGCGGGAGACCCGTTCGCCTTCCAGTTCACGGAGCAGGAGTACCAGCTGCGCATGGAAGGAGGGGTGTTCCAGAGCGCGCCGTTTCCGTGGAACCCACGGGTGCTGGCGGACCTGAGCGAGCTGGAGAAGTCCGAGCCGGACCGGAGTGCCCTCCAGCGCCTGGGGGACGACCTGCGGACCTTCCTGGAGCGGCTGGACTGGGCACGGCACGAGACCGCCCTCGAGGAGGCACTGGCCCTCGGCCGGGAGGTCCACCTGTCGTTCCGCTCGGCCGCCGCGGAGCTGTATGCGCTCCCCTGGGAGCTGCTCACGCTGAGAGGCTCCGGGCAGACCCTGGGAGAGCTCCCGGGGTGCTCCCTGCGCTACGAGTGGCCCAGACCGAAGGAAGCCTCACGGGCCGTGCTCCCCGCCCAGGGCGGACGCCTGCTCTTCGCGTGGTCCGCGGCCGGAGGGCTCGTCCCGGCCGACGCGCATGGGAGAGCCCTCATGGAGGCCTGCGCGCGGGGAGACGTCCCGTTCGAGCCGTCCCGCGACGTCCTCGGACACGTGTCGCTCCAGGCCCTGGCGGAGGCGTTGAAGGCCGCGCACGAGCCCATCTCCGTGCTCCACATCCTCTGTCACGGGGGCCGCGTGGGTGACACGTACGGGCTGCTGTGGAACCCCGCGCGAGAGGGAGGCAAGCCCGAGTTGGTGGATGGAGCGAGGCTGCGTCAGGTGCTGGCCCCGTACGCCGGGACGTTGCGGATGGTGGTCCTGAGCGCCTGCCGGAGCGGAGGTGGGGGGGCGCTGGGGAGCCACCTGGGGAGTGTTGCCCAGGAGCTGCATCGGGTGGGCATCCCCGCGGTGGTGGCCTCGCGGCTGCCGCTGTCGGTGGCGGGCTCCACCCGGCTCACGCAGGTGCTCTACGGGGAGCTGCTCGGCGGGCCGTGCTCGCTGGAGCGGGCGCTGGGGGAGGCCCGGCGGCAGCTCGCGCTGGAGGGACGTGGCCTGGACTGGGCCTCGCTGCAGCTCTACGCCCGCGCCGGGGAGGGTCCGGACATCCGGCCCCTGGCGATTCGTCCCTACCGCGGGCTGCTGGCGTTCGAGGCGAAGCACCGGCGCTTCTTCTTCGGGCGGGAGAAGCTCTCGCGGGAGCTGCTCGAGCGGGTGCGGGACGCGGCGGCGGGGAAGAAACCCCGCTTCCAGGTGGTGGCGGGGGCCTCGGGAGCCGGCAAGTCCTCGGTGGTGATGGCGGGGCTGGTGCCCCTGCTGTCCCCGGAGGAATGGGACGTGGTGGTGGTGCGGCCTGGCGAGCTCGCGGCGGAGGGCGGGGCCTCGGAAGTGAAGTACCCGTCGCTGCGGGGGCTGAGCAGGCGGCTGCGTGCGATGGGGGGCGGCGAGTTGCTGACCGCGGGGCACGGGGCGACCGGGTCCGAGGTGCTCGAGGAGGCGCGGAGGCTGCGCCAGGCCCGTCCCGGGCGGAGGCTGCTGCTGGTGGTGGACCAGCTCGAGGAGGTGTTCACCCAACTGGCGAGCCCCGAGGAGAGAGCCGCGCTGATGGGGGTGTTGTGGACGCTCGGCACGTCCAACGAGTGGGAATGCATCGTTGTCAGCACCCTGCGGGTGGACCACTTCGAGCGCTGTGCGGAGGTGGCACTGGACGAGCGGACGCGGCTGGACACGGTGGTGTACGCCGAGCAGCACCGCGTCTTCGTGGCGCACATGGAGGCACAGGAGCTCGCGGCGGCCATCGAGCGGCCGGCGCGGGAGGTCGGGCTGGAGTTGGAGGCGGGACTCGTGGAGCAACTGTGCCTGGACGTGGGCCAGGAGCCTGGAGCGCTGCCGCTGCTGGAGTACGCACTGGATCTGCTCTGGGAGCGCAGGGAGGGCCGGCGGCTGACGAACCGGGTGTACGAGGAGCTGGGGGGAGTGACGGGGGCCCTGACGCGAACGGCGGACCGGCTGTACGAGGAGCTGTCGGAGCCCCAGCGAAGGCAAGCGAGACGGTTGCTGGTGAAGCTGGTGGACTTCCGGGACGCGACGAGCCCCCAGACGCGCCGGCGGGTGCGGGTGGAGGAGGTGCGACCGCTCGAAGAGCAGGCGCGCAAGGCTTTCGAGGAGGTGCTGGAGAAGCTGGTGCGCGGCCGGCTGCTGGTGAAGGGCGAGGACGAGGCAGAGGGGGACAGCGGAACGTGGGTGCAGTTCGCGCACGAGGCGCTCATCCGCAGGTGGAAGGCCGTACAGACGTGGGTGAAGGAGGACTGGGAGCGGGAGCAGCAACTTCGTGAGCTCGACGCCTGGGCGAAGGCCTGGGAGGCGCAACAGGGGGGCGGAGATAGAGGGGCTTCGTATCTGCTGACGGGAGACAGGCTGGGCTACGCACGTCGCGTGAGCGCCAGGTTCCGCGGCGAGTTGTCAGCGAGGAGCATGCGTTTCATCGCGGAGTCGGACGCAGCCGAGGCGCGAAGGAAGAAGCAGTTGGGCGCCGTGGTGCTCTCCCTGGCCGTGCTCCTGCTGCTGGCGGTCGTGGCCGCGGTCATGGCGGCATGGCAGAGGCAAGAAGCCAAACGCCAACGGACCTCGGTGCTTGATGCCACGCACGTCGCTCATTCCAAACGCTTGAACGAGCAGGATCCAACCCTCGCGGCTCTCGTGCTGCGAGAGGTGATGCACCCGGAGAAGACACCGGAGTGGACTCAAACCGCCGTCGACACTTTACAGAGCCCTTTGAGCACGGCTGTCCTGAAAGGACACCAGGCTCAGATCAATGCTGTCACATTCAGCCGGGACGGCCAGTGGGTGGTGACGGCGTCCGGGGACAACACGGCGCGGGTGTGGCGTGCCGACGGGACAGGCACCCTCGTGGTGCTCCGGGGCCATGAGAAGGAGGTGTGGTCGGCGGCCTTCAGCCCGAACGGCCAGTGGGTGGTGACGGCTTCCGGGGACAACACGGCGCGGGTGTGGCGTGCCGACGGGACGAGCACTCCGCTGGTGCTCCGGGGCCATGAGAAGGAGGTGTGGTCGGCGGCCTTCAGCCCGGACGGCCAGTGGGTGGTGACGGCGTCCGGGGACAACACGGCGCGGGTGTGGCGTGCCGACGGGTCGGGCACTCCCTTGGTACTCCGAGGCCATGAGAAGGGGGTGGTGTCGGCGGCCTTCAGCCCGGACGGCCAATGGGTGGTGACGGCTTCCGCGGACTACACGGCGCGGGTGTGGCGTGCCGATGGGTCGGGCCCCCCCGTGGTGCTCCGGGGCCATGGGAGGGAGGTGCGGTCAGCGGCCTTCAGCCCGGACGGCCAGTTCGTGGTGACGGCGTCCTGGGACAACACGGCGCGGGTGTGGCGTGCCGACGGGACGGGCACTCCCGTGGTGATCCGGGGCAAAGGGGAAGTGAAGTTTGTGGCCTTCAGCCCGGACGGCCAGTGGGTAGTGACTGCATCCTCGGACAGCACGGCGCAGTTGTGGCGTGCGGACGGGACGGGCACCCCCATGGTGCTCCGGGGCCATGAGAAGGAGGTGGTATCGGCGGCCTTCAGCCCGGACGGCCAGTGGGTGGTGACGGCGTCCTTGGACAACACGGCGCGGGTGTGGCGTGCCGACAGGACAAGCACCCCGGTGGTGCTCCGGGGCAAAGGGGGAGTGACGGCTGTGGCCTTCAGCCCGGATGGCCAGTGGGTGGTGACGGCGTCCTATGACAGAACGGCGCGGGTGTGGCGTGCCGACGGAACGGCCCCCCCCGTGGTGCTCCGGGGCCATGAGAACTGGGTGGAGACAGCGGCCTTCAGCCCGGACGGCCAGTGGGTGGTGACAGCGTCCGGGGACGACACGGCGCGGGTGTGGCGTGCCGACGGGACGGGCACCCCGGTGGTGCTCCGGGGCCATGAATTGGCGGTGGAGTCAGCGGCCTTCAGCCCGGACGGCCAGTGGGTGGTGACGGCTTCCAGGGACAACACGGCGCGGGTGTGGCGTGCCGACGGGACGGGCACTCCCGTGGTGCTCCGGGGCCATGAGCAGAGGGTGGAGACAGCGTCCTTCAGCCCGGACGGCCAATGGGTGGTGACGGCTTCCAGGGACAACACGGCGCGGGTGTGGCGTGCCGACGGGACGGGCACTCCCGTGGTGCTCCGGGGCCATGAGAGGCCGGTGCGGTCGGCAGCCTTCAGCCCGGACGGCCAGTGGGTGGTGACGGCGTCCATGGACAACACGGCGCGAGTGTGGCGTGCCGACGGGACGGGCACTCCCGTGGTGCTCCGGGGCCATGAATTGGCGGTGGAGTCAGCGGCCTTCAGCCCGGATGGCCAGTGGGTGGTGACGGCGTCCTATGACAGAACGGCGCGGGTGTGGCGTGCCGACGGAACGCTCCCCCCCGTGGTGCTCCGGGGCCATGAGCAGAGGGTGGAGACAGCGTCCTTCAGCCCGGACGGCCAATGGGTGGTGACAGCGTCCGGGGACGACACGGCGCGGCTGTGGCGTGCGGACGGAACGGGCACACCCGTGGTGCTCCGGGGCCATGAGAAGGGGGTGGCGTCGGCGGCCTTCAGCCCGAACGGCAAGTGGGTGGTGACGGCTTCCGCGGACAGCACGGCGCGAATCTGGACAATAGGCATACCAACGCTCCAGGCCTTGCTGCGCACGGCGGCTGACACTTGCCTGAGCCGGAATCAGCGCCAACGCTACCTCACGGAGACTCCCGAGCAAGCGCGGTCTGGATATGAGGAATGCGAGCGCGCTCATGGCCGGAAGCCAGAAGCCATCCCCTCGAGGCAGTGAGAGGGCGTCTCTGACCCGGCACCGGGGCAAGCCCACTCGCGCAAGGGTCTGGCTCTCTTGGGCGAGGAGCCACCGTTCAACGCCTCGAGCGACGGCCCCAGGTGCTTGGTGGCTCGCACCTGGG from Cystobacter ferrugineus encodes the following:
- a CDS encoding CHAT domain-containing protein is translated as MDRHSERVDSLCENVELFVDGELAPEDAEAFRQHLPGCARCQRGVTDLLQLKLLAHRHPERAGARAPVAFSRAPRATLWRRPLVLVPATLAAALLVLVAVRLLLPSTPRQDVWLAQRPQRLLEARLGYSSADGHRPLAARMMGGSDNPEELPFEDMAWLKQEDLHGLAAAYLVRDDPGLADRALQTLEPMEHSPELDNDRAVALLLKGEPRDALRLVDGVLEQHPRHAQALWNRGLALRQLDLPLLAARAFTEVAALKEPGWSEEAAQKAEALRRDVFERHTRWTVTRAAGRALLEAAPGELPKGFGEVPISRLFFYDAVRAAPDRERVLALLPVARELDAREGGDVLERYVRRVAEADFSRRAPLAREYAALVAKRLSPEERERFLAALLASREDDILLGALLQMGATARHLALYETKAAATGDRWFQLLVAQERAKSESAAGNRALATRTLLAARSLCPARGLEYRCLCIDRELSNLYRQRDMVDAARTHTERGWREARENNEWELENDLLWNLSQVARLVNDATLTRAYLGEYLERGREDADMRRRAHQDLASIAIQELRVDEARREIDAALATGLPLASSGAFFLTDISRLKSEPGDEAHLNRALEAARPTLSAGERAVATHMLGRFYIERDAARGRSLLWRAIEEATAPGLAEDPGAQRARAYSYTSLLHDAGRRGAFPEALELFARERGMELPGQCLLAVTADSERTLLLARGSTGELLGHFDESRREPLPQRLEGLVPEPLLAALRACPRVEVLARPPLHGRAGLLPSEMAWSYLTRSSPPRVPPTGPAVHLVVSNVDAKLPPGMSLKRLNDWTPVFGPGEQRITLSGAEATPSRVLAAMKDATEIDLVAHGIVNGYSNTSYLLLAPEQEGASEELSVPRVRSASLRGAPFVVLVACHAAHTAYTLDTPFSLPASFIEAGARGVLAATVQIPDLEAGAFFNAVRERIRSGTPPALALRDERVQWLRAGRGAAWLDSVLLFE
- a CDS encoding RNA polymerase sigma factor gives rise to the protein MDQGKSEQRAGEFASRYRVWLLAQAKNLCRNTTDAEDLVQDTLLRFIQTFGQVEALPNERSCEAWLVTTLSHRFYDQCRRQRVQAQGAKDPHLSNEVVEAPGSDSRPVYDTLTDEQFSEALQTLSPKMRATFELHAAGKKYQDIARSLDIPVGTVSKRLHDARARLREFLLRHIHSGVN
- a CDS encoding CHAT domain-containing protein — protein: MSAAHLEGVSPEDRGQQGLEAQPYELSLEFSRARDAGDPFAFQFTEQEYQLRMEGGVFQSAPFPWNPRVLADLSELEKSEPDRSALQRLGDDLRTFLERLDWARHETALEEALALGREVHLSFRSAAAELYALPWELLTLRGSGQTLGELPGCSLRYEWPRPKEASRAVLPAQGGRLLFAWSAAGGLVPADAHGRALMEACARGDVPFEPSRDVLGHVSLQALAEALKAAHEPISVLHILCHGGRVGDTYGLLWNPAREGGKPELVDGARLRQVLAPYAGTLRMVVLSACRSGGGGALGSHLGSVAQELHRVGIPAVVASRLPLSVAGSTRLTQVLYGELLGGPCSLERALGEARRQLALEGRGLDWASLQLYARAGEGPDIRPLAIRPYRGLLAFEAKHRRFFFGREKLSRELLERVRDAAAGKKPRFQVVAGASGAGKSSVVMAGLVPLLSPEEWDVVVVRPGELAAEGGASEVKYPSLRGLSRRLRAMGGGELLTAGHGATGSEVLEEARRLRQARPGRRLLLVVDQLEEVFTQLASPEERAALMGVLWTLGTSNEWECIVVSTLRVDHFERCAEVALDERTRLDTVVYAEQHRVFVAHMEAQELAAAIERPAREVGLELEAGLVEQLCLDVGQEPGALPLLEYALDLLWERREGRRLTNRVYEELGGVTGALTRTADRLYEELSEPQRRQARRLLVKLVDFRDATSPQTRRRVRVEEVRPLEEQARKAFEEVLEKLVRGRLLVKGEDEAEGDSGTWVQFAHEALIRRWKAVQTWVKEDWEREQQLRELDAWAKAWEAQQGGGDRGASYLLTGDRLGYARRVSARFRGELSARSMRFIAESDAAEARRKKQLGAVVLSLAVLLLLAVVAAVMAAWQRQEAKRQRTSVLDATHVAHSKRLNEQDPTLAALVLREVMHPEKTPEWTQTAVDTLQSPLSTAVLKGHQAQINAVTFSRDGQWVVTASGDNTARVWRADGTGTLVVLRGHEKEVWSAAFSPNGQWVVTASGDNTARVWRADGTSTPLVLRGHEKEVWSAAFSPDGQWVVTASGDNTARVWRADGSGTPLVLRGHEKGVVSAAFSPDGQWVVTASADYTARVWRADGSGPPVVLRGHGREVRSAAFSPDGQFVVTASWDNTARVWRADGTGTPVVIRGKGEVKFVAFSPDGQWVVTASSDSTAQLWRADGTGTPMVLRGHEKEVVSAAFSPDGQWVVTASLDNTARVWRADRTSTPVVLRGKGGVTAVAFSPDGQWVVTASYDRTARVWRADGTAPPVVLRGHENWVETAAFSPDGQWVVTASGDDTARVWRADGTGTPVVLRGHELAVESAAFSPDGQWVVTASRDNTARVWRADGTGTPVVLRGHEQRVETASFSPDGQWVVTASRDNTARVWRADGTGTPVVLRGHERPVRSAAFSPDGQWVVTASMDNTARVWRADGTGTPVVLRGHELAVESAAFSPDGQWVVTASYDRTARVWRADGTLPPVVLRGHEQRVETASFSPDGQWVVTASGDDTARLWRADGTGTPVVLRGHEKGVASAAFSPNGKWVVTASADSTARIWTIGIPTLQALLRTAADTCLSRNQRQRYLTETPEQARSGYEECERAHGRKPEAIPSRQ